Part of the Marasmius oreades isolate 03SP1 chromosome 5, whole genome shotgun sequence genome is shown below.
TTGAAGACTCCAACGCAGGAAACGGTCAGGTTATACTCGGATTGATTGCCATTAGCCCAAGCACCGGCGATGTTATATGGGATGAGTTCGAAGGTGTGCTATATCTTTCCTCAGCATAATGTGATATTGATGAAGTACTCTGGGATGAACAAAGATGTACTTATGAGACTCGAGTTAGAGGTACAAATTTTTTCCATGACTCTTGGTTCGTTTTGCTTCTCATCTTATTTTCTGACATTAGACGCGGTTAGAGCACCTACGACCCACAGAAATACTTGTTCCACGTGGAGGTCTTACACAACCCACGAAGAAGGTGTTGGCCCACCTTCCCGGGTGAGATCACTTTTGTTCGACATTGGCACATGACTCTTCCTGAAATGCTTGAGTAGGAACGTTCGCCTAGAGTGTTACGGAGAACAAATGTCCTACACGGATGCGTTCGCATTCGTATCGAACTTTTATTCTGCTGCAAGCGAATCAGAAAGGACAGGTCCGCCTTTCTTCATTATTGTTCCACTCGGAATCGCTTCTAATGCCATAATGCCAAAACTTACAATAGGAAAACTATTAGCAGCGGTTTCGGGTTTTCCAAGACGCGTTGTTATCGCACTTGCACAAACAATCAACTACTTAAAAGCTTTCGACATCGCGGATACCCTAGTGGAAGCTAATTTTTTCGAACGTTTTACGGCTCACTCCCGCAATATGGTTTTGGCCGCCAATACACTGCACAACCTTGAAATTTTCAAAAACGAGACGGACGGTACCGTTTACGGCTCACTTTTGTCCGTCTTGGATcacacaaaaactaagttCGGTGCTCGATTATTGAAGCGTTGGGTCGGCCAACCGTTAACAAATAAGACGTGAGGCCTAACCTAATATCGATACAAGTGTCGTGACTGTTCATTAGTGCTCTACAAGAACGAACTGATGCGGTTGAAGAAATTCTTTCCAGTCCTTCAGAGAAGTTGCTTACCCTCAGGCAAATTCTCACCAAACTGCCAGACCTTGCTAAGGGCCTAAGTCGTATTCATTACGGACAGGTATAATTCATTGGTCCCTCATCACACCCTGACCATGACCTGTAACATGACCAGTGcacaccaaaagaacttTCTGTATTGTTGCCGGCATTCAACAAAATAGGCAAGGCCTTCGAGTCGTTTTCTGACCCATCCCATTGTGGATTCGTTTCGACCACTCTGAACGATATCATCTTTGCTCTCCCTCAATTGAGAGAGCCGGTGCAAGGGTTACTGGATGCCATTTCTATCCCATCTGCTTCTGAAGGACGGAAGGAAGCACTATGGAAAGACGCAGAGAAGGTACAGACTCATGGACTCAACCAGACTCGGCGCTGACGTTGGTTTACCCAGTATCCGTATATTGAGGACTGTTGCGATGTTCGTGGGGATTTATTCGACCAGGCCCGCAGCTAACGGATTAGTAGCTATTGAGGATCTCTGAGGCAGAGCTCATGGACGAGCTTCAGTCTAGTAAGATCTAATCGATGCTACTCTGACCATGACTGACGATCCGTAGTTCGAAAATTATTGAAATTACCTTCGCTGGAATGGACTAGCGTTGCTGGGGAAGAGGTATGAGGTACGGCGAAGACAGTCGGCTCACCTCTCTAACTGGTTTCCAGTATCTGATAGAAATCAAGAACACCGATAAGCGTCCAATACCTCCCGCCTGGCCCCTCATTTCGAAGTGAGTTTCTTTGAGTGAATTCATAGTAAGGCAAATAACTAATTGGCCTTTCAGGACCAAGTACAGTTCAAGGTACAGACCACCAGAAGTAAAGAAAAAAATGGAAATTCGACTACAATATCAGGAAACTCTCCATGTTCTCGTCGCCTTCTGCTACCTACCGCGTCGATCCTGACCGTTTTTATCAGGCAGAATGCGAGCGGGCTTTCCGCTCCTTTTTATCCGAAATCACTGAATACTATGGGGTACTTCGAAATGCAATCAACAAACTCGCGATTGCAGACTGCCTATTCAGTTTAGCGCAGGTTGCATTCAAGGTAGAAGTCAAATTTCTAACAAAGAAGTCCACTCAACTTGTTACAGCCCAACTATGTGCGCCCGTCCTTCAGCGACACTGATGAACTAGAAATAGTTGACGGACGCCATCCAATGGTGGAAGTCATAAGATTAGATCCTTTCATCCCAAATACGATTCGTATGGGCTCTGATGAAACCCCCAGGAGTAAAATTGTCACTGGGCCTAACATGGGCGGGTTAGTCGCACAATCAAATCAAGTGGTGCCGATCTTACTTTCGCAAACAGAAAAAGCTCCTTCGTCAGAATGGTCGCCCTCATCGCCATCATGGCACAGATTGGGAGTTATGGTCAGCTACCGCGCTTATCTCGTGCCTGGAGCTTACCTCTTATGGTTTATTAAGTTCCCGCCGCATCTGCCAAGCTGAGCATGTTAGATGCGATCCTGACCAGGATGGGCGGTACGTGTACAATCGGGTAGCGAGCCCGTGATTCTGATTCCCTTATCAGCTTACGACGACTTGATTCGAGGTCGTTCAACCTTCATGGTAGAAATGTCAGAGACAAGTGATATCCTTGAGAGTGCGACTTCAAAAAGCCTCGTCATTCTTGACGAGCTTGGGCGAGGAACTTCGACTTTCGACGGGGTAGGCCGCATACGCCCCTACTCACAGAATTCAATCTTACACTCTTCCGTGGTCTGGCATAGATGGCGGTCGCAAGTGCAACTTTGCAGCATTTACTCCAGAAGATCGGTTGCAAGACCCTTTTTATCACTCATTATCCAATGCTTGCACTTGAGCTGAGCAAGAAATTTCCACGCCTTGTTGAAAATTTGCACATGGGATATACAACACAACCAAACGTAGATGGGTCTCGCAACATCACCTTCCTCTATGTTCTATCCACCGGCATTGCTACAGGTATCGAATGGCGTTCTAACAGCTCGGCGTTATCTCAATCTTCATACTTGTATTCAGAATCTTTCGGAATTGAATGCGGACGCCTAGCGAAACTTCCCGAAGATATTCTTCGTGCCGCTTCGGAACGAGCAGCAGTCATGAAATTGGAAATTGAACGTCGCATCTCGTTAGAAAGGTGACCGACCATTCACTTCGCGTGTTGCGTTTGCTAACTTGTATTCTTTGCAGGCTGTCTCTGGCAGTCAAGCGCATCCGTCGTTGTCTACAGAGCAAGAATGAGAAGGGAGTAAGAGCAGATCTATCGGCAGTTCTAGATTTGATAGAGGAGTTACGAGATAGTGATTACTCTATATCTACTCATGTATAAATTTCTTACGCTTGACCTTTTTACCATCAAGTGCAGATCCTTCATGAGATTTCCTGCGTTTTGAACCAGTCCCTACCGCAGCATCGAGGCGTGTTATTTGCCTGCACATTTGGACGGTACCTCTGAAACGAGTAGACTCCGCCAGGTGTTCGGACAGGGACGTCCATTCCATAGCATTCCATATTGTCTCCATTTCTGTAGGAAGCAACTTTCGTGTTTGGCGAGTGGCCGACAATGCGAGTTTGAGAATCTCTCTCATTTGTGGTGCGGTCATATTGAGTTTGCCGTCGCAAGCTTCGGATATGCAGCGGAGAAGTGTTTGTTGAAGCTTCTTCATGAAGTCTGAAACTTCCTCTGTTACCTACGAAATGATCAGTGGCGGGTAACAACAGGAGTGAAGACGGCATACATCCGTAGGCAAGTGAGCCACAATATTGTGGAGAAGCTGTAAGGCCTGACATCGCCTGTACGCATTCACTGCCTTCTGGGAAAGAGTCAAGATGTCATCTCGAAGACACCAAGCCTCGGACTGGAAACGACGCAAAAACCCGTCGAAGAAAACGTAATTGAGAGatgacctcttcttcgtcaagaAATCGGAAAGTGATCGACGATAAAGTCCAAGCACCTCTTGTATCCGTCCAGAATTTGCCATGAGACGAGACACGTAAATACTACAATCGCTTAATGTTGCCAGATACTCAGAGGAGCGAGCGTTTGTCGCTCGTTCATGGAGATCTTTCAACACAGCCGAAGCGACGTCAAGATCCGCATCCGAAGGCAGTTCTTTGTGCTTTCCAATCCTGTATCTGATGATACCTTGTGCCTTGTCCGAAAGTTGCTTTTCATCCGGCGTTGACCTCGTAGCGACGTCCACCAAAGGAAGGATCGTACGGAGGATGAGAGGGTTTGATGCTCTCTTTTTTAAAAAGATATCGACGAGATCGAGCACGCGGTTCTTGAAGTGAACAGCTTCTCGCTCAGCTCCTGCGTCTTTTAGCGTGTCATTTCAATGAATGATGGACGATGAGGGACCACTCAAccttttccgttctttttctcATTCAACCGCATTCTAAAGACCTCCGCCAAATGTTGGTCGATTTCCATCATCTGGTCGTCATCCATGAACACCTCCTCACTCTCATCGTCAGTTTCTCCAGTGGAAGCTTGAATTCCATTGACTGCAAGAGCCTCCATGATTTGTTGCCGAAGTTCTTCATCAGGTTCGTCGTTACTATCCTCGCCATCGTCTGAACTGCCATCAGCGGACGAAGAGTCAGtctcgtcttcttcttcttcttcttcttcttcttcacctgCCCCATCCGAGTCTGGCGGATTGGCATCGTCCGTTTCCTCATCATCTTCAGATGGATCCCTCTTGCGGAGTTGCTACGTTCGTAATGATATAGGTTAATCAATGGACCGGGATCAACAGACATTACTTACATCCAATACGAGATCAATCGTGGACTCCTTTGCAGCCGATGAAATCAACGAGAAAGCTTGATTCCCTGCAGCACGCATAAATGCGGTGGATCGTTCCAAAAAACCGATGATGACGTCGGCGAAAACATCGATGGGTTCATGTTGCGGTTCTTCCTGGCCCAAGGACTTCCTCCCCTTCTTTTGCTTGTGTTTGTCCAGCGAAAACATGCGGGCAGCGGCATCTAAGGATTCCTGGAGCCACCAATAGCGTCAGTCAAGGAAAATAGACGGCTTGAGTTACGTACTTCAAGAGGAATTGTGAActcttcgtcttctgcaCAATACTGTTGTACCATACACGCCGAGAGCAGCAGCTCAGTACCTCCTGCAATTTCCGTCTCACTATCGGGTACCTATATGCTCATATTAGTCCACATATTGGAGCGGTTTGTGGAATTACGACAAACCGTTTTCAGTTTTGCGACAACTTGCTTCGCCTTCTCATGTAGTGCATTAACTTCTTCATCTATATCAACAAGCGGCGTGACATGTCTTGTGTCAGCGCGAAGATCTTGAATGATGGCTAGGACCTTGGAAACCCAAAACTCTCTGTCGGACGTTACGCCAAATGCCTTTACTTTCGAGTTGCCTGAATCAATAACTCAGCCTCAGATCGGTAGGGGTCGTCACAGAATCCATGCACCTTCTTGTACAACGCTTGCCTGACTAGTGAGGTCAGAAAGACAGCTCAACAACTTTTCTCGACAGTGGCGACGGAGCTCATCTGAAAACAGAGGTTTCGGAGGTTTCCTTAACTAGACCACGAGGTCAATACCCATTTCCATACAGAAGTTGCGAACTCACACCAATGAAATGGCTATtttccctcctcttctttaCGACGAAGAGGCCATTGAGCACCAGCCAGTTCAGCGCCTCTAGAACCCATTCGTTGTCCTTGGCAATTGCCCCATTCCGTATCAAGGCAGACAACTGATCGATGACCCATTGTCGGCGTGAGTTGTTGGTTTCGATGCTAACACTACAGCCGATAGGAAGACATGTAAATGGAAACTACTCAACATACTGGAAAATGACATACGCGTCGTCATTAGCTTGCTGGAGTAAGTGTTGAATATATTGTTTTATAGCCGCAGTGTCCATCGTCGTTAGAATTTTTTCCACAGTTTTCGTTCTTGTGAGTCTATCAAACTGTTGACTCCCATGTACGCCGGTCAACTGCAGTATAAGAGAGAATCCGAGTTTCGGATTGTTTTCGACGAATTTCTGAACCTCTGTCAGCTACAGAAGACATGAGATGCTGTATCGCAAGCCGTTAGAGATACGCACCGTCTGCGTGGCGATTTTGTTGAGATGTCGGTCTTTTTTAGAGAGGTGGTTGATCCACGTTCTCATGAAGTTTTTGGAAAATAGCATTGGCATGAGATCTTCGCCCACTCGGACTAGTGACCTTTGGAATACTTGGAAGCCCCAGTACTTCCTTTCGATTGAAGAATTCGCGGAGAACAGATTTTCTAAAGATCTCAAGGAAGTGAGATAATGGTAGGGATAGGGGAAAAAAACGTGCCGTCGACCACTATTCGGAAGAACTCTGGAAAGTTACTCTTCTTCTGTGTTTCAAGGTTCGAGCTGGGAATTAGAGTATCTAATATGATATCCCACGCAAAATGCAGCTGTGGCTTCCAAGAACCTGTAGAACTATTTTGTACGTCTCCGGATTCATCTTCGACTCCTGCTTCCTACAGATAGACATGGTTAGCTCAAGGTATGACAACGTACGAAAATATCAACCTTGAGAATCAGTGCGATAGTTTGTAAATTGCTATTGTTCAGCAAATCACGATCTTTGAATGTCGGCGAGAGCAACGGCCGCCAGTTGACATGCCATCCCAGTTTCTGTATCTTCAATGACAACGCAATTTTTTCCGGCGACCAAGATTTGTTTTCTAAGAACAAAATTCTGACAGTAGCCTGGCAAGCTTCCTCCTTCCATTCGACTCGGGACTCATTCAGCGCGTCAATTGCCAAACCTATAGACCACCATGTACTTTCACGTAGCCAGGACTTCTTCTCCCCGAGAGAAACCAGCTGTGAAAGCAACTCGCTATAGCTTGATAGTGAGGATGCCTGTGTTGCAGAAGATGGAGATGTCGCTAGTGGCATCAATCGTACCAGTAACCCGGACTGTATGATCGACGTAAATCCAAAAAGGCGGGCGAACAAAATGTCTCGTTCTTCTTGCCCCGTGGAAGCTCCTTGCGCCTTCGTTATTTCGAGTATCAGTAAAGAAATTTGCGAACATGTAACAGTATCCAAACGAGATAGCAGCTTATCACAAATTTGATTATAATGACCTTGACTGGGTTGAAATGATGTCGTACCTCAGTAAGTGCCACTGAAAATCCCAATCTACTGCTTTCTATAGGACTAGCAAGCCCTCTTATGAGCCTCCTTAGTGAGTACGACACGTCCTGTGCGTTCATGACATCGAGGGTATCTATCTTCGTGGGCTccacttcttcatccgacGCTGGGCTAGGAGCTTTATGCTGATTTTGGAATTGCTCAAGAGCATAGATTAGCTTGACGGAAGCATCTAAACGTTCGTCCCGAGAAGCAGAGGAGAGATGCCAGAACAGAGGAAGAGTGGTGGCCATTTTTGCTGCACTGAACGAGCGCGACAAATTTTATGGCAAGAGAGAAGAAAATCTTATCCCCATATGGGTCAACCCGCGATTGGAATGAAAGTATTACAGCAGTTTGCAGAACTTAGGGCGCGcgcgattttttttttctcaggCCGTGAAATACTGTCCAGCAGTCGCAACCGCTGCAGCTCACTCAGTTCTCGATAAACCGTAGTTATTATTGTAGTTCTGGATAGCTGTACTCAGTAGCTAGAGAATGACATTGATATCTTACGACAAAAAGACTCCCGTAGTGTTGTGCTCCTCAATGTCAAATTTTACCCTCATGCTGCCTTTTCTTTCATAACCAACATTATATCATGCCTCGAAAACCTCCAATTCAACGACTTCGGCGCCATTACTCCGCAGACCTCAAGATACGGGTCATATACCAGAAATATACCCTTGGTTTGAAGCCAACAAACATTGCAATCAACCTCGATATACCAGTCCGAGTAGTGCTGCGGGTCATTCAGATGTGGAACCGGCTTTTTGTGCCTTTCCTCTTTTCTTTGATGCAGTTTTCTTGGCTCTGGCCATAGCGTGAGATGTAGGTAATGGAAGGGTACTGGCAACAGCTCGTTTGGCTGCAATACGTGCCAGTTTACGCGCATCATTGGCCCGAAATGGGATAGAGCTGGATAGTGCATAAAATCATTGTCATTCCTTAACTATTGATTACCGCTATCCAGAACTACAGAAATATCTAGAATTGATTGAAGATTGAGCGAGCTACGACGTTGCGACTGCTGCCAGTGGGCAAATTTTTCATGGCCTGAGAAATAAAAAAAATTCCGCGCGCGCCCTAAGTTCTGCAAACTGCTGTAAAATGGTTACTTGACGCTCGTGGACTATGATACAAATTATTACTATGGCTTCTCTATCCTAGAAATCAGGAGACCGGCTGCTAAATCGTAAGTAGGTGGACCCTCGACCACCGCGGAAATCTAATCAAGGTGCACCGAATGGCCTTTGACTCCCAATCGACATTTTTCACAGTCCGCCCGGGGACCCATGGTAAACTTACGCCGAAGTGGTGAACTGGTGAACGACACTGGTGAGGTTGATATTGACATGCTACTGTCAGACAACGGAGTCGAGGAGCGAGTAAATATCAGGTGGGCGGCCGGCATGTCAGGGGTTGGAGGCTGAACACTGATACTAGGCGGAATGTGAGGAAAAGCGCGTGGTAGAGACTCGGATGAAGCGGAGTGTTCTACTGAAGTCGAATCGTGTTGTATACCATCCATAGGAGCATTATGGTTCGGGTAACCACGCAAACTCGAGTCAAAAGAAGTGTTTAATGGAGTAAGTTGCGGTTTTGAGGACACGGACGAGGGCGTGGCAATGAGCTTGAACAAAGCAATCAGAAAGAAGTATCTATCGTAGTAGAAACACCAGGACACACTTCGTTTCTGGTATCTGTAGCCATGACTGACCCTCCGATCTTGAGAGGGGCAGCTATTGTTAAGCCGCTGGCTTGTTGAACCCAATCTTCTGACGTACAACGACTGCTATTGCTGGATGCGCTGCCAGCGGGAAACGACATGGAGAGACTCGAGCGACAATCATCTTGAGGATTTGATATGAAACGCTGCTTCTGAACGCCAAAATGAACGTCAGAGGAAGTTAAGATGAGGAGACCAGGAGAAGCTCACAGCAGGCC
Proteins encoded:
- a CDS encoding uncharacterized protein (BUSCO:EOG09260LI6) — translated: MSQSSGKQTVLSSYFSSQPSSSADQQQNSKKRLNSDIIDLTSDLSDEPDELPPTKRTKTVPAQNTCSKHSSTIVTDHWRYDPSLTKPSTDVSSSHVARHEAFREKLLLENKKASLFRSSSLDEAGEGNNAPIRPFPEFPKKSGGRGTKKPAEIGPSGEPYTPLEKQVLQLQRDNVGTLLMVEVGYKYKFFGDDAKIASQELGIVCFPDRNFIVASVPTHRWEIHLKKLLSKGHRVGIVNQAETAALKKISDNRNAPFERKLHRLYTAATFVDDLSSVDDVEKYAPPPILCIIEDSNAGNGQVILGLIAISPSTGDVIWDEFEDVLMRLELETRLEHLRPTEILVPRGGLTQPTKKVLAHLPGNVRLECYGEQMSYTDAFAFVSNFYSAASESERTGKLLAAVSGFPRRVVIALAQTINYLKAFDIADTLVEANFFERFTAHSRNMVLAANTLHNLEIFKNETDGTVYGSLLSVLDHTKTKFGARLLKRWVGQPLTNKTALQERTDAVEEILSSPSEKLLTLRQILTKLPDLAKGLSRIHYGQCTPKELSVLLPAFNKIGKAFESFSDPSHCGFVSTTLNDIIFALPQLREPVQGLLDAISIPSASEGRKEALWKDAEKYPYIEDCCDLLRISEAELMDELQSIRKLLKLPSLEWTSVAGEEYLIEIKNTDKRPIPPAWPLISKTKYSSRYRPPEVKKKMEIRLQYQETLHAECERAFRSFLSEITEYYGVLRNAINKLAIADCLFSLAQVAFKPNYVRPSFSDTDELEIVDGRHPMVEVIRLDPFIPNTIRMGSDETPRSKIVTGPNMGGKSSFVRMVALIAIMAQIGSYVPAASAKLSMLDAILTRMGAYDDLIRGRSTFMVEMSETSDILESATSKSLVILDELGRGTSTFDGMAVASATLQHLLQKIGCKTLFITHYPMLALELSKKFPRLVENLHMGYTTQPNVDGSRNITFLYVLSTGIATESFGIECGRLAKLPEDILRAASERAAVMKLEIERRISLERLSLAVKRIRRCLQSKNEKGVRADLSAVLDLIEELRDSDYSISTHV
- a CDS encoding uncharacterized protein (BUSCO:EOG09260M44), whose amino-acid sequence is MATTLPLFWHLSSASRDERLDASVKLIYALEQFQNQHKAPSPASDEEVEPTKIDTLDVMNAQDVSYSLRRLIRGLASPIESSRLGFSVALTELLSRLDTVTCSQISLLILEITKAQGASTGQEERDILFARLFGFTSIIQSGLLVRLMPLATSPSSATQASSLSSYSELLSQLVSLGEKKSWLRESTWWSIGLAIDALNESRVEWKEEACQATVRILFLENKSWSPEKIALSLKIQKLGWHVNWRPLLSPTFKDRDLLNNSNLQTIALILKEAGVEDESGDVQNSSTGSWKPQLHFAWDIILDTLIPSSNLETQKKSNFPEFFRIVVDENLFSANSSIERKYWGFQVFQRSLVRVGEDLMPMLFSKNFMRTWINHLSKKDRHLNKIATQTKFVENNPKLGFSLILQLTGVHGSQQFDRLTRTKTVEKILTTMDTAAIKQYIQHLLQQANDDAVSIETNNSRRQWVIDQLSALIRNGAIAKDNEWVLEALNWLVLNGLFVVKKRRENSHFIGLRKPPKPLFSDELRRHCREKLLSCLSDLTSQASVVQEGNSKVKAFGVTSDREFWVSKVLAIIQDLRADTRHVTPLVDIDEEVNALHEKAKQVVAKLKTVPDSETEIAGGTELLLSACMVQQYCAEDEEFTIPLEESLDAAARMFSLDKHKQKKGRKSLGQEEPQHEPIDVFADVIIGFLERSTAFMRAAGNQAFSLISSAAKESTIDLVLDQLRKRDPSEDDEETDDANPPDSDGAGEEEEEEEEEDETDSSSADGSSDDGEDSNDEPDEELRQQIMEALAVNGIQASTGETDDESEEVFMDDDQMMEIDQHLAEVFRMRLNEKKNGKDAGAEREAVHFKNRVLDLVDIFLKKRASNPLILRTILPLVDVATRSTPDEKQLSDKAQGIIRYRIGKHKELPSDADLDVASAVLKDLHERATNARSSEYLATLSDCSIYVSRLMANSGRIQEVLGLYRRSLSDFLTKKRSSLNYVFFDGFLRRFQSEAWCLRDDILTLSQKAVNAYRRCQALQLLHNIVAHLPTDVTEEVSDFMKKLQQTLLRCISEACDGKLNMTAPQMREILKLALSATRQTRKLLPTEMETIWNAMEWTSLSEHLAESTRFRGTVQMCRQITRLDAAVGTGSKRRKSHEGSALDGKKVKRKKFIHE